A single window of Nocardioides kongjuensis DNA harbors:
- a CDS encoding O-methyltransferase, with protein MSAPPELPDVVHRAFDVSRRAGYVSFCRNETGRLLAALAATREGTMAEFGTGCGVGTAWLRSGVRNDKARILTAELNPKLAAAAIEIFDDDPLVDVLEADWSTLMDKGPFSLLFLDSGDPSAVGVDKIADLVEPGGIVVLDDFVPCEMWPPITGGRVDTLREEWLTDERFTTVEVMVAPDASALIATRR; from the coding sequence ATGAGCGCGCCCCCCGAGCTTCCTGACGTGGTCCACCGCGCGTTCGACGTGTCCCGGCGTGCGGGCTACGTCTCGTTCTGCCGCAACGAGACCGGCCGACTGCTCGCGGCGCTCGCCGCGACCCGCGAGGGGACGATGGCCGAGTTCGGCACCGGTTGCGGCGTCGGCACCGCCTGGCTGCGCTCCGGCGTACGCAACGACAAGGCGCGGATCCTCACCGCCGAGCTGAACCCCAAGCTGGCGGCGGCCGCGATCGAGATCTTCGACGACGACCCGCTGGTCGACGTCCTCGAGGCGGACTGGTCCACGCTGATGGACAAGGGGCCGTTCTCGCTGCTGTTCCTCGACTCCGGCGACCCGTCGGCCGTCGGGGTCGACAAGATCGCCGACCTGGTCGAGCCGGGCGGCATCGTGGTGCTCGACGACTTCGTCCCGTGCGAGATGTGGCCGCCGATCACCGGAGGCCGGGTCGACACGCTGCGCGAGGAGTGGCTGACCGACGAGCGGTTCACCACCGTCGAGGTGATGGTCGCGCCGGACGCGTCGGCGCTGATCGCGACCCGCCGCTGA
- a CDS encoding 3-isopropylmalate dehydrogenase gives MTDSSAAAPVTTGQVALGVIPGDGIGPEVTAEALKVLEVAAPADLKFAQTQYDLGAERYLRTGEVLPDSVLEEIRNQDALLLGAVGGKPNDPNLPPGILERGLLLKLRFELDHYVNLRPSRIYPGAARLGSPLSDEVLGKGEVDFVVVREGTEGPYTGNGGALRVGTPAEVATEVSVNTAYGVERVIRDAFERARKRPRKKLTLVHKTNVLVHAGQVWWRLFQQVAEEYPDVTTDYSHIDAVMIYLTTDPQRFDVIVTDNLFGDIVTDLAAAISGGIGLAASGNVNPDRTSPSMFEPVHGSAPDIAGQLIADPTAAILSGALLLDHLGHPEAAARIEAAVLADLEAREPGQQRRTPEVGDAIAARVAG, from the coding sequence ATGACCGACTCCTCCGCTGCAGCCCCCGTCACCACCGGCCAGGTCGCCCTGGGCGTCATCCCCGGTGACGGGATCGGCCCCGAGGTGACCGCCGAGGCCCTCAAGGTCCTCGAGGTCGCGGCGCCGGCCGACCTGAAGTTCGCGCAGACCCAGTACGACCTCGGTGCCGAGCGCTACCTGCGCACCGGCGAGGTGCTGCCCGACAGCGTGCTCGAGGAGATCCGCAACCAGGACGCCCTGCTGCTGGGCGCGGTCGGCGGCAAGCCCAACGACCCGAACCTGCCCCCGGGCATCCTCGAGCGCGGCCTGCTGCTCAAGCTGCGCTTCGAGCTCGACCACTACGTCAACCTGCGCCCCTCGCGCATCTACCCGGGCGCTGCTCGACTTGGCTCCCCGCTGTCCGACGAGGTGCTGGGCAAGGGCGAGGTCGACTTCGTGGTCGTCCGCGAGGGCACCGAGGGCCCCTACACCGGCAACGGCGGCGCCCTGCGCGTCGGTACGCCGGCCGAGGTCGCCACCGAGGTGTCGGTCAACACGGCCTACGGCGTCGAGCGGGTCATCCGCGACGCCTTCGAGCGCGCCCGAAAGCGGCCCCGCAAGAAGCTCACCCTCGTCCACAAGACCAACGTGCTCGTCCACGCGGGCCAGGTCTGGTGGCGGCTGTTCCAGCAGGTGGCCGAGGAGTACCCGGACGTCACCACCGACTACAGCCACATCGACGCGGTGATGATCTACCTGACCACCGACCCGCAGCGCTTCGACGTCATCGTCACCGACAACCTGTTCGGCGACATCGTCACCGACCTCGCCGCCGCGATCAGCGGAGGCATCGGCCTGGCCGCGTCCGGCAACGTGAACCCGGATCGCACCTCGCCCTCCATGTTCGAGCCCGTGCACGGCTCGGCACCCGACATCGCGGGGCAGCTGATCGCCGACCCCACCGCCGCGATCCTCTCCGGCGCGCTCCTGCTCGACCACCTCGGCCACCCCGAGGCGGCGGCCCGCATCGAGGCGGCGGTGCTCGCCGACCTCGAGGCGCGCGAGCCGGGCCAGCAGCGTCGTACGCCCGAGGTGGGCGACGCGATCGCGGCGCGAGTAGCCGGCTGA